In one window of Agromyces badenianii DNA:
- a CDS encoding DUF981 domain-containing protein, producing MLANTVPAGLQIDWTHMITYNTIMSVAAGAGLLTIVWFGWSLTRTAAPIRADAWSLSFAVPGVILFATGLHMTLTWPFATYFPFDNIIFGETSLGFGVLLLAAAFYLWRRRDEIADSGNAAGTVAAAFRPLSIFIIGMGLSLIAIAFAGVIFQLFAAPPEEPISGSLSNYPWIETLFMSALFAGVGLGAVLFPFTLRSVEDRRPTTLLQRVVALVWALTGLAFLLFGALNFFTHIGLIINTMG from the coding sequence ATGCTGGCAAACACTGTCCCGGCAGGGCTCCAGATCGACTGGACGCACATGATCACCTACAACACCATCATGTCGGTCGCTGCGGGTGCCGGCCTGCTGACGATCGTCTGGTTCGGCTGGTCCCTCACCCGGACCGCTGCACCCATTCGGGCTGATGCATGGTCGCTCTCGTTCGCCGTTCCGGGCGTGATCCTGTTCGCAACCGGCCTCCACATGACGCTCACGTGGCCGTTCGCGACGTACTTCCCCTTCGACAACATCATCTTCGGTGAGACGAGCCTCGGCTTCGGTGTCCTCCTTCTCGCGGCGGCGTTCTACCTCTGGCGCCGGCGAGACGAGATCGCCGACTCCGGGAACGCGGCGGGTACCGTCGCGGCGGCGTTCCGGCCCCTCTCGATCTTCATCATCGGAATGGGTCTGTCGCTGATCGCGATCGCGTTCGCGGGCGTCATCTTCCAGCTCTTCGCCGCCCCGCCGGAGGAGCCCATCTCGGGTTCGCTCTCGAACTACCCGTGGATCGAGACGTTGTTCATGTCGGCGTTGTTCGCGGGCGTCGGTCTCGGTGCCGTGCTGTTCCCCTTCACCCTCCGCTCGGTCGAAGACCGCCGCCCGACCACGCTGCTCCAGCGGGTCGTGGCACTCGTCTGGGCGCTCACGGGCCTCGCCTTCCTGCTCTTCGGCGCCCTCAACTTCTTCACGCACATCGGGCTCATCATCAACACCATGGGGTGA
- a CDS encoding amidohydrolase family protein, whose protein sequence is MTGTDVHTHLVPTVGAADAAAAGLSVDANGRLLVADHAAGPAVIYRPDALAAWLDTAGLDRALVSIPPPLYRQGLDEPSARSWARSVNDALFAQLVEHPRLDALGYLPFEHPEVAREELDRLAASEHPVGFTAAAGGRSVSLADPRLRPVWSRLVELDIPLLLHPGGSPDTRLDDAYLHNLIGNPHETAIAASQLLLGEVLSSYPGLRIALVHGGGTLPALLGRLQQGVRSRRPGVPEDIDLRAQARGLWSDCLTHDEGALRLAAGVFGTDHLLLGSDWPFPMGYDDPLAHARDAIPEHASRIAGTNADDYLGHRLSRGSA, encoded by the coding sequence GTGACGGGCACCGACGTCCACACGCACCTCGTTCCCACGGTCGGCGCCGCGGACGCCGCTGCGGCGGGGCTCTCGGTCGACGCGAACGGCCGTCTGCTCGTGGCGGATCATGCCGCGGGGCCCGCCGTCATCTACCGGCCCGACGCCCTCGCGGCGTGGCTCGACACCGCCGGCCTGGATCGTGCGCTCGTCTCCATCCCGCCTCCCCTCTACCGGCAGGGGCTCGACGAACCCTCGGCCCGTTCGTGGGCTCGATCGGTGAACGATGCCCTCTTCGCGCAACTCGTGGAACACCCGCGACTGGACGCACTCGGATACCTTCCCTTCGAGCACCCCGAGGTCGCTCGAGAAGAGCTCGACCGCCTCGCGGCGTCGGAACACCCTGTCGGGTTCACCGCGGCCGCCGGCGGAAGGTCGGTCTCGCTCGCGGATCCTCGGCTGCGACCCGTCTGGAGTCGACTGGTGGAGCTCGACATTCCGTTGCTGCTGCACCCGGGAGGAAGCCCCGACACGCGGTTGGACGACGCGTACCTTCACAATCTCATCGGCAATCCCCACGAGACCGCCATCGCCGCCTCGCAGCTCCTTCTGGGTGAGGTGCTCTCGTCGTACCCCGGACTTCGGATCGCACTCGTCCACGGCGGCGGCACCCTGCCCGCGCTGCTCGGCAGGCTTCAGCAGGGTGTGCGCTCCCGCAGGCCGGGGGTGCCCGAGGACATCGACCTCCGCGCGCAGGCGCGCGGGCTGTGGAGCGACTGCCTCACGCACGACGAAGGCGCACTCAGGCTGGCTGCCGGAGTGTTCGGAACGGACCACCTGCTCCTGGGTTCGGATTGGCCGTTTCCGATGGGGTACGACGATCCACTCGCCCATGCTCGGGATGCGATCCCCGAGCACGCCTCGCGCATCGCGGGGACGAATGCCGACGACTACCTCGGCCACCGACTGTCGCGCGGCTCGGCGTAA
- a CDS encoding fumarylacetoacetate hydrolase family protein, producing the protein MRIGRARHDGVVRTFAVTEDGYVLLPLGAPTPDDLVRLPAVRTALDEAIAAGVPVDSDDLEILSPITRFNRDILCTGWNYWDHFEESKGKREGQDPADRPLHPTFFTKGPGTVLGPVDPVPWDPELSEKWDYEVELALVIGTDGRSIPEDRALDHIAGLLVANDVSQRDLQRAHGGQWLKGKSIDGSLPLGPWLTTVDEVDLDAGLELEFSLNGERLQAASTSQMAFSIPRIISELSRGMTLRAGDVILTGTPSGIGNAREPQIFLKDGDVLVSSVSGLGALRNVITRASLTEYVTGGVQ; encoded by the coding sequence ATGAGAATCGGTCGAGCGCGGCACGACGGCGTCGTGCGCACCTTCGCCGTCACCGAGGACGGGTACGTCCTGCTGCCGCTCGGCGCGCCGACACCCGACGACCTCGTGCGTCTGCCTGCTGTGCGCACCGCGCTCGACGAGGCGATCGCCGCGGGCGTTCCGGTCGACTCGGACGACCTCGAGATCCTCAGCCCGATCACCAGGTTCAACCGGGACATCCTCTGCACCGGATGGAACTACTGGGACCACTTCGAGGAATCGAAGGGCAAACGCGAGGGACAGGACCCTGCCGACCGTCCGCTCCATCCGACCTTCTTCACGAAGGGACCCGGCACGGTCCTCGGGCCGGTGGATCCGGTGCCGTGGGATCCCGAGCTCTCCGAGAAGTGGGACTACGAGGTCGAACTCGCCCTCGTCATCGGCACGGACGGCCGCTCGATCCCCGAGGATCGCGCGCTCGATCACATCGCGGGACTCCTGGTCGCCAACGACGTCTCGCAGCGCGACCTGCAGCGGGCGCACGGCGGGCAGTGGCTGAAGGGCAAGAGCATCGACGGCTCGCTCCCCCTCGGGCCGTGGCTGACGACGGTCGACGAAGTCGACCTCGACGCAGGGCTGGAGCTCGAGTTCTCGCTGAACGGCGAGCGGTTGCAGGCCGCGAGCACGAGCCAGATGGCATTCTCCATTCCTCGGATCATCAGCGAGCTCAGCCGCGGCATGACGCTCCGCGCCGGGGACGTCATCCTCACCGGGACGCCGTCCGGAATCGGGAACGCTCGCGAACCCCAGATCTTCCTCAAGGACGGCGACGTGCTCGTGTCGTCGGTGAGCGGACTGGGCGCCCTGCGAAACGTGATCACCCGTGCGTCGCTCACCGAGTACGTGACGGGCGGTGTGCAGTGA
- a CDS encoding RidA family protein has protein sequence MSKSEVRSAALAQPNGHFAQATSARAEGTLVFISGMTARNVHGGVTGVGDITAQTHQVCQNLSAAVEAAGGTLDDIARVDVYVRNMEDFEAIHAVRRQYFTGVAPASTMVEVSKFVNKDYLIEINAIAVISENRA, from the coding sequence ATGTCGAAGTCAGAAGTCCGCTCAGCCGCACTGGCGCAGCCCAACGGTCATTTCGCACAGGCGACGAGCGCACGAGCCGAAGGAACCCTCGTCTTCATCTCGGGCATGACGGCGCGCAACGTGCACGGCGGCGTCACCGGGGTCGGCGACATCACCGCCCAGACGCACCAGGTGTGCCAGAACCTCTCGGCTGCCGTCGAGGCCGCGGGCGGAACGCTCGACGACATCGCACGGGTCGACGTCTACGTTCGCAACATGGAGGACTTCGAGGCGATCCACGCCGTGCGTCGCCAGTACTTCACGGGTGTGGCACCGGCGTCGACGATGGTCGAGGTCTCGAAGTTCGTCAACAAGGACTATCTGATCGAGATCAACGCGATCGCCGTCATCTCAGAGAACCGCGCATGA
- a CDS encoding cupin domain-containing protein — translation MTDDAGDQLVPTPPRPPSIDAAEWQENLSEPARYGGEAPDRSRERTAQTDDGEAAHRFREILVQTGDLDWVDKTLEGLSQKALWRNEDTGASITLVRFLKGSGIPSRHSHASNQFMFCLAGRYTYLPTDITLTPGSFYWNPRGSLHGPTFAEEDTVLLEVYDGPHYPTQPSWYTDPQDAR, via the coding sequence ATGACCGACGACGCCGGCGACCAGCTCGTGCCGACACCGCCGCGACCGCCGTCGATCGACGCGGCGGAATGGCAGGAGAACCTCTCGGAGCCCGCCCGCTACGGCGGCGAGGCGCCCGACCGCTCACGGGAGCGGACAGCCCAGACCGACGATGGCGAGGCAGCCCACCGCTTCCGCGAGATCCTCGTTCAGACCGGGGACCTCGACTGGGTCGACAAGACGCTCGAAGGCCTCAGCCAGAAGGCGCTCTGGCGCAACGAAGACACGGGCGCGTCGATCACGCTCGTCCGGTTCCTCAAGGGGTCGGGCATCCCGTCGCGGCACTCGCACGCATCGAACCAGTTCATGTTCTGCCTGGCGGGGCGGTACACGTACCTGCCGACCGACATCACGCTGACGCCCGGGTCCTTCTACTGGAACCCCCGCGGCAGCCTGCACGGACCGACCTTCGCGGAAGAGGACACCGTGCTTCTCGAGGTCTACGACGGGCCGCACTACCCGACGCAGCCCAGCTGGTACACCGACCCACAAGACGCTCGCTGA
- a CDS encoding FAD-dependent monooxygenase: MPTHASADSSPLDDAPTAQPVVIVGAGPVGLITALGLISHGIPVVVLEDDAELSRQTKAGTVLTRTLEVLHRYDALTPVLRESMRIDEIGDIERSTGDARFSVRTDTLAADTRFPFVINIPQNALEEQLYGELRSRVPDAVRLRHRVVGFDQHADSVTLQIESPGGTYEMEARYVLACDGGRSTIRSLLGIPVEGKTLEVRYMLVDLKVDLDVDNPRDYPYLAYFSDPQEWMILVRQPHCWRFLFPLPQDETEPTLEELREKALHFIGDVDKVDVVGTNIYSVHLRMAQRWREDRVFLMGDAAHLITPMWALGLNTGVLDASNMAWRLAWVLRGWADPGLLDAYEREQSIVASSGSAQMAELARAAMEGSDDGVRTRADWGHAMTRTLLGVRLDVNGTGEWSMSPDSEEPSPIRVGDRIPDGTVFGPEGGHVYVHDLAADSFVALTFTDARRRPTLPAPTTPGLKHWIVSRWDAPHDSGLRGRSLFDPGDAYRDRLGVSNDTVVLVRPDGHVAAILPRDSSVERVYRSIVRPGSLRGDDDSGNGTEEE; encoded by the coding sequence ATGCCCACACACGCTTCCGCTGACTCGTCCCCTCTCGATGACGCCCCCACCGCCCAGCCCGTCGTCATCGTGGGTGCCGGGCCGGTCGGGCTCATCACGGCCCTCGGACTGATCTCGCACGGCATCCCCGTCGTGGTGCTCGAGGACGATGCCGAGCTCTCGCGCCAGACCAAGGCCGGCACCGTGCTGACCCGTACGCTCGAGGTGCTGCATCGATACGATGCCCTCACTCCGGTGCTGCGCGAGTCCATGCGGATCGACGAGATCGGCGACATCGAGCGATCCACCGGCGACGCGCGATTCTCGGTGCGAACCGACACCCTCGCTGCGGACACGCGGTTCCCCTTCGTCATCAACATCCCCCAGAACGCGCTCGAAGAGCAGCTGTACGGGGAGCTCCGCTCGCGAGTGCCCGACGCGGTTCGCCTGCGGCACCGAGTCGTCGGATTCGACCAGCACGCGGACAGCGTCACGCTGCAGATCGAGAGCCCCGGCGGCACGTACGAGATGGAGGCGCGGTACGTGCTCGCGTGCGACGGCGGACGCTCGACGATCCGCTCGCTCCTCGGCATCCCCGTCGAGGGCAAGACGCTCGAGGTGCGCTACATGCTCGTCGACCTGAAGGTCGACCTCGATGTCGACAACCCCCGGGACTACCCCTACCTGGCCTACTTCTCGGATCCGCAGGAATGGATGATCCTGGTTCGTCAACCGCACTGCTGGCGCTTCCTCTTCCCGCTGCCGCAGGACGAGACCGAACCGACGCTCGAGGAGCTGCGCGAGAAGGCCCTGCACTTCATCGGGGATGTCGACAAGGTGGACGTGGTCGGGACGAACATCTACTCGGTGCACCTGCGCATGGCGCAGCGCTGGCGTGAAGACCGCGTGTTCCTCATGGGAGATGCCGCCCACCTCATCACGCCCATGTGGGCACTGGGTCTGAACACCGGAGTGCTCGACGCGTCGAACATGGCCTGGCGCCTCGCCTGGGTGCTGCGCGGATGGGCGGATCCGGGCCTGCTGGACGCCTACGAACGCGAACAGTCGATCGTCGCCTCGAGCGGATCCGCCCAGATGGCCGAGCTCGCCCGCGCAGCGATGGAAGGGTCCGACGACGGCGTGAGGACTCGCGCCGATTGGGGCCACGCGATGACTCGGACCCTGCTCGGGGTTCGGCTCGACGTGAACGGCACCGGCGAATGGTCGATGTCACCCGACAGCGAGGAGCCCTCGCCGATCCGGGTGGGCGACCGCATCCCCGACGGCACGGTCTTCGGCCCGGAAGGCGGACACGTCTACGTGCACGACCTCGCGGCGGACTCCTTCGTCGCCCTGACCTTCACCGACGCCCGGCGACGCCCGACGCTGCCCGCCCCGACGACACCGGGGCTCAAGCACTGGATCGTCAGCCGTTGGGACGCCCCTCACGACTCCGGCCTCCGCGGCCGTTCGCTGTTCGACCCGGGAGACGCGTACCGCGACCGCCTCGGCGTCTCGAACGACACCGTCGTGCTCGTTCGACCCGACGGCCACGTCGCGGCGATCCTTCCGCGCGACAGCTCGGTCGAGCGCGTCTATCGGAGCATCGTGCGCCCGGGATCGCTCCGCGGCGACGACGACAGCGGAAACGGAACCGAGGAGGAATAG
- a CDS encoding Ldh family oxidoreductase: MISSTQDPIWLRETTAAVFEAAGVAPDDARFVADSLVAADEAGVPSHGVMLVPMYVDRLRRGSVAATDVTAVVADDGATAVLDAGHSLGQLSARRAMDLAIEKAERFGIGVVTVRHAFHFGRASQYADRAAARGMIGIAASNTRPMMPAPGGAEPVVGNNPFAVAVPGDDERSFTLDMALSEVALGKIRMAASSGSAIPEHWATDRDGNPTTDAHAAIDGMLLPAGGPKGFGLALVVEILTGVLSGGAVSHEVRGLYADTAAPNDSAQFFLAIDVNRFLPAASFTDGLSRLVDPILAAGVHTDAPPRLPGHGARAAARRANGAGVAVSARVLDDLIATATAVGATVPAPPSGGRA, translated from the coding sequence ATGATTTCCTCTACGCAAGATCCGATCTGGCTTCGGGAGACGACCGCGGCCGTCTTCGAGGCGGCCGGAGTCGCCCCCGACGACGCCCGGTTCGTCGCGGACTCGCTCGTCGCCGCCGACGAAGCAGGCGTGCCATCGCACGGGGTGATGCTCGTTCCGATGTACGTCGACCGCCTGCGGCGGGGGTCGGTGGCGGCGACCGACGTGACCGCGGTCGTCGCCGACGACGGCGCCACGGCGGTGCTGGATGCCGGTCACTCGCTCGGGCAGCTCAGCGCCCGGCGCGCGATGGACCTCGCCATCGAGAAGGCCGAGCGCTTCGGCATCGGCGTGGTCACCGTGCGCCACGCGTTCCATTTCGGCCGAGCGTCGCAGTACGCGGATCGCGCTGCGGCACGCGGGATGATCGGCATCGCCGCATCGAACACCCGCCCGATGATGCCGGCTCCCGGCGGCGCAGAACCCGTCGTCGGAAACAACCCGTTCGCCGTCGCCGTTCCGGGTGACGACGAGCGGAGCTTCACGCTCGACATGGCGCTCTCCGAGGTCGCACTCGGCAAGATCCGGATGGCTGCCTCCTCTGGTTCCGCCATCCCGGAACATTGGGCCACCGATCGCGACGGCAATCCGACCACCGACGCACATGCGGCGATCGATGGGATGCTGCTGCCCGCAGGCGGCCCGAAGGGCTTCGGCCTCGCCCTGGTCGTGGAGATCCTCACGGGGGTGCTCTCGGGGGGCGCTGTCAGCCACGAGGTGCGGGGGTTGTACGCCGACACCGCCGCGCCGAACGACTCCGCGCAGTTCTTCCTCGCCATCGACGTGAACCGGTTCCTCCCGGCCGCGAGCTTCACCGACGGCCTGAGCCGGCTCGTCGATCCGATCCTGGCGGCCGGCGTGCACACCGACGCGCCGCCCCGTCTGCCGGGCCACGGTGCACGGGCTGCGGCCCGTCGGGCCAACGGTGCCGGGGTGGCCGTGAGCGCCCGGGTGCTCGATGACCTCATCGCCACCGCCACCGCCGTCGGGGCGACCGTCCCAGCCCCTCCGTCAGGAGGACGAGCATGA
- a CDS encoding GntR family transcriptional regulator translates to MTTFPGATPPGFAPPGSNLIGHRTLADTVAEAIHLAILRGEYPAGTWLRIQDLASTYETSSMPVREALRRVAALGLVEVVPHRGARVVELSVSDLEDTYRTRLVLERALVAEAAKTFSAAHEKEAAQALEEHERFIEAGNVDAARRAHTAFHFAIYRASGARWLLRSLEPVWQNSERYRFASPTDPGARRRTHEEHDEILQACSSHDVERAQQAVQVHLNAAMQRINTAMSS, encoded by the coding sequence ATGACGACCTTCCCTGGTGCGACACCGCCCGGCTTCGCTCCTCCGGGATCGAACCTGATCGGCCACCGCACGCTCGCCGATACCGTCGCCGAGGCCATTCACCTGGCCATCCTCCGAGGAGAGTACCCAGCAGGCACGTGGCTTCGCATCCAAGACCTCGCCTCGACCTACGAGACGAGTTCGATGCCGGTTCGCGAGGCGCTTCGACGGGTCGCGGCCCTCGGTCTGGTCGAAGTCGTCCCGCATCGCGGGGCACGCGTCGTCGAGCTCTCCGTCAGCGACCTCGAAGACACCTACCGCACCCGTCTCGTGCTCGAGAGGGCTCTGGTGGCCGAAGCCGCCAAGACGTTCTCGGCCGCGCATGAGAAGGAGGCCGCGCAGGCGCTCGAAGAGCATGAACGGTTCATCGAAGCCGGCAACGTCGATGCGGCGAGACGCGCGCACACGGCCTTCCACTTCGCCATCTATCGCGCGTCCGGAGCTCGGTGGCTGCTGAGATCACTCGAGCCGGTCTGGCAGAACAGCGAGCGGTATCGCTTCGCGTCTCCGACCGATCCCGGCGCACGCCGCCGGACCCATGAAGAACATGACGAGATCCTTCAAGCCTGTTCCTCGCACGATGTCGAGCGAGCACAGCAGGCCGTACAGGTGCACCTCAACGCGGCGATGCAGCGCATCAACACCGCGATGAGCTCCTGA
- a CDS encoding ABC transporter permease: MTVTARTPVVPSRVVPNRGAAVRAVLLPLAAVVIAIGLWWAATEIFAVPAFIVPGPQLVIETLFENFAFLMQQTLVTLLETVLGFLIAIVIGVPLAMAIARSKVLEQMLYPLLLAVNSVPKVAIAPILLVWMGFGITPKIVMVVLLCFFPIVLSTVSGLRSTPSDLVELTASLSARPIQEFTKVRLWWAMPQIFVGLKNAITLAVIGAVIGEFVGASSGLGFVIVQSGASANMALAFSAILLLAIISIALFYILVLIEKRLLPWAEENR; the protein is encoded by the coding sequence ATGACTGTGACAGCTCGTACCCCCGTCGTCCCCAGCCGTGTCGTCCCCAACCGCGGCGCCGCGGTGCGGGCGGTGCTCCTGCCGCTGGCCGCCGTGGTGATCGCGATCGGCCTCTGGTGGGCCGCCACCGAGATCTTCGCGGTACCGGCGTTCATCGTCCCCGGCCCGCAGCTCGTCATCGAGACGCTGTTCGAGAACTTCGCGTTCTTGATGCAGCAGACGCTGGTGACGCTCCTCGAGACGGTCCTCGGCTTCCTGATCGCGATCGTGATCGGCGTTCCGCTTGCCATGGCGATCGCGCGCTCCAAGGTGCTCGAGCAGATGCTGTACCCCCTGCTGCTCGCGGTCAACTCCGTGCCGAAGGTGGCGATCGCCCCGATCCTGCTCGTCTGGATGGGGTTCGGCATCACGCCGAAGATCGTCATGGTCGTCCTCCTGTGCTTCTTCCCGATCGTGCTCTCGACGGTTTCGGGACTTCGGTCCACCCCGTCGGACCTGGTGGAGTTGACCGCATCGCTCTCGGCGCGACCGATCCAGGAGTTCACCAAGGTGCGCCTGTGGTGGGCGATGCCGCAGATCTTCGTCGGCCTGAAGAACGCGATCACGCTCGCCGTCATCGGTGCGGTGATCGGCGAGTTCGTCGGGGCGTCGTCGGGTCTCGGATTCGTCATCGTGCAGTCCGGTGCGAGCGCGAACATGGCGCTCGCCTTCTCGGCCATCCTGCTGCTCGCTATCATCAGCATCGCGTTGTTCTATATCTTGGTGCTCATCGAGAAGCGCTTGTTGCCGTGGGCGGAGGAGAACCGATGA